In Lachancea thermotolerans CBS 6340 chromosome H complete sequence, a single genomic region encodes these proteins:
- the CDC20 gene encoding ubiquitin-protein transferase activating protein CDC20 (similar to uniprot|P26309 Saccharomyces cerevisiae YGL116W CDC20 Cell-cycle regulated activator of anaphase-promoting complex/cyclosome (APC/C) which is required for metaphase/anaphase transition directs ubiquitination of mitotic cyclins Pds1p and other anaphase inhibitors potential Cdc28p substrate) yields the protein MADNRRNKLDFANNASKSVLSLTSPAKLNVVSSDWSKMTSKRPSGKISKRQASSGGTLSNVTNIPTNSKSSGSRPTLQYVPPLLRRSSSLYKEDLESGERKTIKSQDSEEGFLNTDRFIPLRKENSFSHSKIDPMNLEEEVPPPNASPSTHLKAQTKRVFKQNVAEACGLEMNQRILQYLPKPPAASHRKQTYSMGSRSHYSYSAVQNPGSSQELAKLRKINSNPERILDAPGFQDDFYLNLVSWSNKNVLAIALDSALYLWNGSSGDVSLLVDFEQPGSITSVTWSDDDCHISIGKLEGNTEIWDIETMSHVRTMRSGLGVRIGSQSWLETLIATGAKSGEIHINDVRIKNHIVSTWEEHRGEVCGISYRPDGLQVASGSNDNTVVIWDTRTSLPQHIKRQHTAAVKALAWSPDINNLLATGGGQTDKHIHFWNTTTGARTGSINTGSQVSSLHWGQSYNANTIQREIVATGGNPENAVSVYNYDTKFKVAEIVHAHEARICSSQLSPDGTVLATVGGDENLKFYKVFEPRRKRPQGVCDGESLLGLLNVGEACDDDPTRSPNRRKTSEFLIR from the coding sequence ATGGCAGATAACCGCAGAAACAAGCTCGATTTCGCTAATAATGCTAGCAAGTCTGTGCTGTCGCTCACATCGCCAGCGAAGTTGAACGTTGTGTCATCCGACTGGTCAAAAatgacttcaaagagaCCATCGGGCAAGATCTCTAAACGCCAGGCGTCAAGCGGCGGTACTCTTTCTAATGTCACAAACATTCCCAcaaactcaaagagctcaggtTCTCGACCTACGCTGCAATACGTGCCGCCTTTGTTGAGGAGATCTTCGTCCCTCTACAAGGAGGACCTAGAGAGCGGAGAAAGAAAGACCATTAAATCCCAAGACTCAGAAGAGGGGTTTTTAAACACAGATCGGTTTATTCCATTACGCAAGGAGAATTCGTTTTCCCACTCCAAAATCGATCCAATGAACCTCGAGGAAGAGGTCCCACCACCAAACGCGTCGCCTTCGACACATCTAAAGGCTCAAACCAAGCGCGTATTCAAGCAAAATGTGGCGGAAGCCTGCGGCCTTGAGATGAATCAGCGGATATTGCAGTATCTACCGAAACCTCCTGCAGCATCCCACAGAAAACAAACGTATTCAATGGGGAGCCGATCGCATTACTCTTACTCCGCTGTCCAAAATCCGGGCTCAAGCCAAGAGTTGGCGAAACTCCGCAAGATTAACTCGAATCCCGAAAGGATCCTCGACGCTCCGGGGTTTCAAGATGATTTTTATCTAAATCTAGTAAGCTGGTCGAACAAGAATGTTCTGGCAATTGCTCTTGATTCGGCTTTATATTTGTGGAACGGATCCTCAGGCGATGTCTCATTGCTTGTCGACTTTGAACAGCCCGGCTCTATAACCAGCGTTACCTGGTCCGACGATGACTGCCACATTTCAATCGGTAAACTGGAGGGAAACACTGAAATCTGGGACATTGAAACGATGTCGCATGTGCGAACCATGAGATCAGGGCTTGGAGTTCGCATTGGCTCACAATCTTGGCTGGAAACCCTCATTGCCACAGGTGCCAAAAGTGGTGAAATCCATATTAATGACGTCCGAATTAAAAATCACATAGTCTCTACTTGGGAAGAGCACAGAGGTGAAGTATGTGGCATAAGCTATCGTCCTGATGGGCTACAAGTGGCATCGGGAAGTAATGACAATACTGTGGTGATCTGGGATACTAGAACGTCGCTCCCTCAGCATATCAAAAGACAGCATACGGCCGCCGTAAAAGCGCTAGCCTGGAGTCCTGACATCAACAATTTGTTAGCCACCGGCGGTGGCCAAACAGACAAGCATATTCACTTCTGGAATACAACAACCGGCGCACGCACCGGAAGCATCAACACGGGATCGCAAGTCAGTTCCCTACATTGGGGGCAGAGCTACAACGCAAACACTATCCAGCGTGAAATAGTTGCAACAGGTGGTAATCCGGAAAACGCGGTATCCGTCTACAACTACGAtacaaagttcaaagtAGCCGAAATAGTGCACGCGCACGAGGCGCGTATCTGCTCAAGCCAGCTCTCTCCCGACGGCACAGTGCTGGCAACTGTGGGAGGGGACGAGAACCTCAAGTTCTACAAGGTTTTCGAGCCCAGGAGAAAACGCCCTCAAGGCGTATGCGATGGGGAAAGCCTCCTTGGCCTTCTAAACGTCGGGGAAGCATGTGATGATGACCCCACGCGGTCTCCAAACCGCAGGAAAACCTCcgagtttttgatcagATAA
- the COQ8 gene encoding protein kinase COQ8 (similar to uniprot|P27697 Saccharomyces cerevisiae YGL119W ABC1 Protein required for ubiquinone (coenzyme Q) biosynthesis, which in turn is required for respiratory growth; has similarity to prokaryotic proteins involved in early steps of ubiquinone biosynthesis), translating into MSSRKALYHAFCVASSFKELAKGSLSISKESLRSWFETSSLTRPALSNYQWFYDKEWEKARKLSERVRSDYEKSEHATKHGTRTKASGPKKTVRHYSTRAKQSSHQLQSRQSEKTDAAVQNTQETSEDTPRKLQSSSIPSSRISRLFHYGSLAAGVGFSAATDGLSQAVRGQSPNFKSLLLSDANIERIVKKFSKMRGAALKIGQMMSFQDESVLPKELYIVLSRVQNGANYMPQRQLDRLMTRELGKGWKDKFAHFDLVPMAAASIGQVHDAVLPSGEEVVVKVQYPGVKDSIDSDLNNVLMFLTASRLLPRGLFLDKTVANARTELRWECDYKREAAALQKFEQLLKNEPDLVTPRVYEDLTTDSIITMSKMHGKEIMKLPLTVSQETRNFISETIMRLCLREIAEFQFMQTDPNWANFLYNGSTQKLELLDFGASRNFPEEFIYKYRRMLTAGTQRDREKVAHFSKELGYLTGLESKAMVDAHVDSVMVLAEPFCGDTESYFDFSEQTVTDRIRGNIGLMLKERLCPPPEETYSLHRKFSGVFLLCARMRAQVPMAKLFQEHFALYE; encoded by the exons ATGAGTTCTCGGAAAGCGCTATACCATGCGTTTTGCGTAGCAtcgtctttcaaagaactcGCTAAAGGGAGCCTTTCGATAAGCAAAGAGTCGCTGCGTTCTTGGTTTGAAACTTCGTCGCTAACTAGGCCAGCTCTCTCGAACTACCAATGGTTCTACGACAAAGAGTGGGAAAAGGCTAGAAAATTATCTGAAAGGGTTAGATCCGATTATGAGAAGTCCGAGCACGCTACAAAACACGGCACCCGCACCAAAGCATCAGGCCCCAAAAAGACTGTCAGACATTATTCAACCCGCGCCAAGCAGTCTTCGCATCAGCTTCAATCCAGGCAGTCCGAAAAGACTGATGCCGCTGTACAGAATACTCAGGAA ACTAGCGAAGACACGCCCCGAAAATTGCAAAGTTCGAGCATTCCGTCATCGCGGATCTCGAGACTCTTCCATTACGGCTCTCTGGCCGCTGGTGTTGGGTTTTCAGCCGCAACTGATGGCTTGAGTCAAGCAGTTCGTGGTCAGTCTCCTAATTTCAAGTCGCTCTTACTATCGGATGCTAACATTGAGCGAATAGTCAaaaagttttcgaagatgcGCGGTGCAGCTCTCAAGATCGGCCAGATGATGTCATTTCAGGACGAAAGTGTGCTACCTAAAGAACTCTATATTGTTCTTTCTAGGGTTCAAAATGGAGCCAACTATATGCCTCAAAGGCAGCTGGACAGATTGATGACTCGCGAGCTAGGGAAAGGTTGGAAGGATAAATTCGCCCACTTCGATTTGGTTCCCATGGCAGCTGCATCGATCGGCCAGGTGCATGACGCAGTGCTGCCTTCTGGCGAAGAAGTTGTGGTCAAGGTACAGTATCCAGGTGTTAAAGATTCGATTGATTCCGACTTGAACAACGTTCTTATGTTTTTGACTGCCTCGCGACTATTGCCTCGCGGGCTGTTTTTAGACAAAACCGTAGCAAACGCAAGGACAGAGCTGAGATGGGAATGTGACTACAAGAGAGAAGCAGCCgcgcttcaaaaattcgAGCAACTACTAAAAAACGAACCTGACCTTGTTACTCCGCGTGTATATGAAGACCTTACCACAGACAGCATAATCACGATGAGCAAGATGCACGGCAAAGAAATTATGAAACTACCCTTAACGGTATCTCAGGAAACGAGGAACTTTATTTCAGAGACGATCATGCGGCTTTGTTTGAGGGAGATCGCTGAGTTCCAGTTCATGCAAACTGATCCTAACTGGGCGAACTTTCTGTACAATGGTTCAAcacaaaagcttgagcttctggactTTGGCGCCTCACGAAACTTTCCTGAAGAGTTTATCTACAAATATCGCCGCATGTTGACCGCTGGTACACAGAGAGATCGCGAAAAAGTGGCTCATTTTTCTAAGGAGCTTGGTTACCTAACAGGGCTTGAGTCTAAAGCAATGGTTGACGCGCACGTAGATTCTGTCATGGTGCTGGCAGAGCCTTTCTGCGGCGACACTGAATCATattttgatttttctgAGCAAACTGTAACAGACAGGATAAGAGGAAACATTGGCTTGATGCTTAAGGAAAGACTTTGCCCGCCCCCGGAAGAAACTTACTCGTTACATAGAAAATTCAGTGGCGTGTTCTTGCTGTGCGCCAGAATGAGAGCTCAGGTCCCTATGGCGAAACTATTTCAGGAACACTTCGCTCTTTATGAGTAA
- the SNF4 gene encoding AMP-activated serine/threonine-protein kinase regulatory subunit SNF4 (highly similar to uniprot|P12904 Saccharomyces cerevisiae YGL115W SNF4 involved in release from glucose repression invertase expression and sporulation associates with Snf1p), with amino-acid sequence MSMAATDSVLIEQQLAVQSIRRFLKSKTSYDVLPVSYRLIVMDTSLLVKKSLNILLQNNIVSAPLWDSNTSKFAGLLTSSDFINVIQYYFSNPDKFELVDKLQLDGLKDIERAIGVRPLDTGSIHPFKPLYDACCKMIESRSRRIPLIDQDEETHREIVVSVLTQYRILKFVALNCRETRHLRRPIGELGIITEGKLLSCNMHTPVIDVIQLLTQGGVSSVPIVDEQGHLVNVYEAVDVLGLIKGGMYNDLSLSVGEALMRRPDDFEGVYTCTKNDKLFTIMDTIRKSRVHRFFVVDEQGLLTGVLTLSDILKYILFEEN; translated from the coding sequence ATGTCCATGGCCGCGACCGACTCCGTGTTAATCGAGCAACAACTCGCTGTACAGTCCATTAGACGATTCCTCAAGTCAAAGACGTCTTACGACGTCCTTCCAGTCTCCTACAGATTGATTGTAATGGACACGTCGCTGCTAGTCAAAAAATCGCTTAACATTCTGCTGCAGAACAACATTGTGTCTGCGCCGCTTTGGGACTCCAACACCTCAAAGTTTGCGGGTCTACTAACGTCGTCAGATTTTATCAACGTCATCCAGTACTACTTCTCGAATCCAGACAAATTTGAGCTTGTGGACAAGTTACAGTTGGATGGGCTCAAAGACATCGAGCGCGCTATTGGAGTTAGACCGCTGGACACCGGTTCTATTCATCCCTTTAAGCCTCTTTACGACGCGTGCTGTAAAATGATCGAGTCGCGGAGCCGCAGGATCCCACTGATTGACCAGGACGAAGAGACGCATCGCGAAATTGTCGTCAGTGTTCTGACGCAGTACCGGATCCTGAAATTTGTCGCATTAAACTGCAGAGAAACGCGGCACTTAAGAAGGCCCATTGGCGAACTCGGTATCATCACTGAGGGCAAATTGCTGAGCTGCAATATGCACACGCCCGTCATTGACGTGATCCAGCTGCTCACTCAGGGCGGCGTATCTAGCGTCCCCATTGTCGACGAGCAAGGTCATCTGGTAAATGTTTACGAAGCTGTTGATGTGCTCGGGCTCATCAAAGGAGGCATGTACAACGACCTCTCCCTTAGCGTAGGTGAGGCGCTAATGAGAAGGCCTGACGACTTTGAAGGCGTGTATACTTGCACTAAGAACGATAAACTTTTCACCATCATGGACACGATTAGGAAATCCAGGGTACATCgtttcttcgtcgtcgacGAGCAGGGCCTTCTAACGGGCGTCCTGACGCTAAGTGACATACTAAAATACATACTCTTTGAGGAGAACTAA